A region from the Candidatus Eisenbacteria bacterium genome encodes:
- a CDS encoding MFS transporter: MSHAVRLPCDEAAIRSGPPAAVSEPSAGPWVLAATILGSSLAFIDGTVVSVALPAIAAEFGAVGADLQWVVEAYALFLSALLLVGGSLGDRFGRRRVYAIGIALFTLASIACGIAPSVQWLVVARAVQGVGGALLVPGSLALISASFDPIRRGRAIGTWSGFSGITTAIGPVLGGWLVSHSWRWAFFLNVPLAAIVLLLLPRVPESRNPKARGLDLLGASLATAGLGGLVFGLIESSRRGWADPAVVAGLAVGGAALAAFVAVEARSTSPMLPLALFRSPTFTGANALTLFLYGALACVFFFLPLDLIQVQGYSPLEAGAAMLPFIAVLFLLSRWSGGLVARFGPRLPLLVGPVVTAVGFLLLALPGIGGSYWGTFFPGVLVVGLGMAASIAPLTTAVMNAAGEESAGIASGVNNAVSRAAGLLAIALFGIVLAGTFGQDLERRVQVLPLSPSAREEILAERARLAAAEPPHALQAVQASSVRQAIDLAFVAGFRAIARASAALALIAAACAWIWIGRDDSSGARRM, translated from the coding sequence CGGTGCGACTCCCCTGCGACGAGGCCGCCATCCGTTCGGGGCCACCGGCCGCAGTGTCTGAGCCCTCGGCGGGCCCGTGGGTGCTTGCCGCGACGATTCTCGGCTCGAGCCTTGCCTTCATCGACGGCACCGTCGTCTCGGTGGCATTGCCGGCGATCGCGGCCGAATTCGGAGCCGTGGGCGCGGATCTTCAGTGGGTGGTCGAGGCTTACGCCCTCTTCTTGTCCGCGCTGCTCCTCGTCGGCGGCTCGCTCGGCGACCGTTTCGGGCGACGCCGCGTCTACGCGATCGGGATCGCCCTCTTCACCTTGGCGTCGATCGCGTGCGGCATCGCTCCATCGGTGCAGTGGCTCGTGGTCGCGCGCGCCGTGCAAGGCGTGGGGGGCGCGCTCCTCGTGCCGGGGAGTCTCGCGCTCATCTCAGCCTCGTTCGATCCAATCCGGAGAGGCCGGGCCATAGGGACGTGGTCCGGCTTCAGCGGGATCACGACCGCAATAGGCCCCGTGCTTGGAGGGTGGCTCGTCAGCCACTCGTGGCGCTGGGCATTCTTCCTTAATGTGCCCCTTGCGGCCATCGTGTTGCTTCTCCTCCCGCGCGTGCCCGAAAGCCGAAATCCCAAGGCGCGGGGGCTTGATCTTCTGGGGGCCTCGCTTGCGACCGCGGGCCTCGGGGGCCTCGTCTTCGGGTTGATCGAGTCATCCCGCCGGGGCTGGGCCGACCCGGCCGTGGTCGCGGGGCTCGCCGTGGGTGGAGCCGCCCTCGCCGCGTTCGTCGCGGTGGAGGCGCGCTCGACATCTCCCATGCTGCCGCTTGCGCTCTTCCGCTCGCCGACCTTCACCGGGGCCAACGCGCTCACCCTCTTTCTCTACGGAGCGCTCGCGTGCGTCTTTTTCTTTCTTCCGCTCGATCTGATTCAAGTCCAGGGCTATTCGCCTCTCGAGGCCGGAGCCGCGATGCTCCCCTTCATCGCGGTCCTGTTTCTACTCTCGCGCTGGTCCGGGGGGCTCGTGGCGCGCTTCGGACCGCGGCTGCCGCTTCTCGTGGGGCCCGTCGTCACCGCGGTTGGATTCTTGCTTCTGGCCCTACCCGGAATCGGGGGGAGCTACTGGGGGACCTTTTTCCCTGGCGTTCTCGTGGTCGGCCTCGGGATGGCCGCAAGCATTGCGCCCCTCACGACAGCGGTGATGAACGCGGCGGGGGAGGAGAGCGCTGGCATCGCGTCCGGCGTCAACAACGCCGTTTCGCGAGCGGCCGGCCTCCTGGCGATCGCGCTTTTCGGGATCGTGCTCGCGGGCACATTTGGACAAGACTTGGAGCGTCGGGTCCAGGTGCTTCCCCTGAGCCCCTCCGCTCGCGAGGAGATCCTCGCCGAGCGCGCCAGGCTCGCCGCCGCCGAGCCGCCTCACGCGCTTCAGGCCGTGCAGGCCTCGTCGGTTCGGCAAGCCATCGACCTGGCTTTCGTCGCGGGGTTCCGCGCCATCGCGCGCGCTTCCGCGGCGCTCGCGCTCATCGCCGCCGCGTGCGCCTGGATCTGGATCGGTCGAGACGACTCCTCCGGCGCGCGTCGAATGTGA
- a CDS encoding OsmC family protein, producing the protein MPARRAEAEWRGNLREGAGRLKLGSGAFEGPYSYRDRFEDGKGTNPEELLGAAHAGCFSMALAAGLTASGHPPGRIHTTATVHLEREGAGFAITKIELATEASVPGIDEAAFRTHAETAKAGCPVSKAFAGSAITLTARLLS; encoded by the coding sequence ATGCCGGCACGCCGCGCGGAAGCTGAGTGGCGGGGCAATCTCAGAGAAGGAGCGGGTCGCCTGAAGCTCGGGAGCGGGGCTTTCGAGGGCCCGTACTCGTACCGCGACCGCTTCGAGGATGGCAAGGGGACGAATCCCGAGGAGCTGTTGGGCGCTGCTCACGCCGGCTGCTTCTCCATGGCGCTGGCCGCGGGGCTCACCGCCTCCGGGCATCCGCCGGGTCGCATCCACACGACCGCGACCGTGCACCTCGAGCGCGAGGGAGCGGGCTTCGCGATCACCAAGATCGAGCTCGCGACCGAGGCGTCCGTTCCGGGGATCGACGAGGCCGCGTTTCGGACTCATGCGGAAACGGCCAAGGCCGGCTGCCCAGTCTCGAAGGCATTCGCAGGCAGCGCGATCACGCTGACCGCCCGGCTGCTTTCCTGA